Part of the Arthrobacter sp. MMS18-M83 genome is shown below.
GAGGAGGGCTCGGACCACGGTTACGACGTCACGGACCCCTCCACGGTCGATGCCTCGCGCGGCGGTGCCGAAGGGCTCGCCGCGCTTTCCAAGGCTGCGCGGGAGGCCGGTCTCGGGGTCTTGGTGGACATCGTTCCCAACCACATGGGCGTTGCGTCGCCTCCGCAAAACGCCTGGTGGTGGTCGCTCCTCAAGGAGGGCAGGGCCTCGCGCCATGCGGAAGCGTTCGACGTCGATTGGGACTTCGGGGACGGCAAGCTGCGGCTACCGGTCCTCGGCAGCGATGATGACCTCGACAAGCTGGAACTAGTCGACGGCGAATTGCGCTACTTCGATCACCGCTTCCCGCTAGCCGAGGGTAGCTACGTTGTAGGTGACGACGCGCGCGATGTCCATGCACGGCAACACTACGAACTGGTCGGTTGGCGCCGGGCCGACGCCGAACTGAATTACCGCCGCTTCTTCGCGGTCAACACTTTGGCCGGGATCCGAGTCGAAATTCCCTGGGTTTTCGAGGAAGCCCATGCAGAGGTCTCCCGCTGGTTCCGGGACGGGCTCGCGGACGGGCTGAGGATCGATCATCCGGACGGACTCGCGGACCCTTCCGGCTACTTGGCGCGCCTGAAGGAAACGACTGGCGGCTCGTACGTGCTTGTCGAGAAGATCCTGGAGCCGGGGGAGGAGCTTCCGGAGAATTTCGACTGCGAGGGGACCACGGGCTACGACGCGCTCGCCGACGTCGACCGCCTTTTTGTTGATCCCGACGCCGAAGTGCGGCTGGATGCCTTGGACGCCAGACTGAGGGGCACCGAAACGCCGGCCGACTACCAAGCCATGATCCACGGCACCAAGCGGCGTATCACGGACGGCATCCTGCGCTCGGAAATCCTGCGGTTGGCGCGGCTCGTCCCGGAGACTCCGGAACTGCCCAATCCAACGGCGGCGGATCCAGAGGTGGCGGACGCGCTGGCTGAAACCATTGCCTCCTTTCCGGTCTACCGAAGCTATCTCCCGTACGGCAAAGACATCCTGGCGGAGGCTGTTGAGCGGGCCGCCCGGACCAGGCCGGAGCTGGAGCAGGTGTTGGAGCGGCTGCTTCCCCTGCTGCTCGACGCCACCAGTGAATTGGGCCGCCGCTTCCAGCAGACCTCAGGCATGGTCATGGCCAAGGGCGTGGAAGACACCGCGTTCTTCCGCTACACCCGTCTTGGCACGCTGACCGAAGTGGGAGCGGACCCGACGGAATTCGCCCTGTCCCCGGCTGGATTCCACGAGCGCATGATGCACCGCCAGGCGCACATGCCGCTGTCCATGACCACCCTGACCACACACGACACCAAGCGCAGCGAAGACACCCGAGCGAGGATTTCCGCCATCTCGGAGGCCGTACCCGAGTGGGAAGCATTCGTGGACCGGATGCAGAAGGTAGCTCCGATTCCCGACGGGCCACTCGCGGTTCTGGTGTGGCAGGCCATTGCGGGTGCTTGGCCAGCAAGCCGCGAACGCCTCCAGCGCTACGTCGTCAAGGCGGCACGCGAGGCCGGCAATTCCACCAGTTGGACGGATCCGGACGAGGGGTTCGAAGCGAAGGTGGCCTCCGCCGTCGACGCCGTCTTCGATGTGCCGGACGTGACCGCTGCGCTGGAGAGATTTGTCGCGCTCTTGGACCCCTACGGAGCGTCCAACTCGCTGTCAGCAAAAATTGTTCAGTTGACCATGCCCGGCGTACCGGACGTCTACCAGGGAACTGAGTTTTGGGATCGTTCACTCACCGATCCGGACAACCGGCGCCCGGTGGACTTCGAACGGCGGAGGGCCGCTCTCGCAGCCCTCGACGCCGGTGCCCAGACGGAAGCGCGGGACGAGTTGGCCAAGTTGTTGCTGACGTCGCGCGCGCTGCGCCTGCGTCGCGACAGGCCAGAGCTCTTCAGCGGATACAGCCCCGTCTACGCTGAGGGACCCGCGGCCGACCACTTGCTCGCCTTTGACCGCGGAGCGGTCGGCGCACGTGGTGCCATCACGTTGGCCACTCGGCTCCCGCGGAAGCTTGAACTCAACGGCGGATGGCAAAGCACCTTCATCCGCCTCGCGAGCTCGGTCCAGGACGAGCTCACGGGCAACAGTTATCCCGCGGGCGAAGTGCCGCTCGCAAGGCTGCTACAGAGATACCCGGTGGCCCTGCTCGTGTCGATTACCTAGCCAGAGCACCAACGACGGCGGGCAACCGAAGCCCGGACGAGATGATTGAGGGGAGCCATGGCGGAGACGACCAGCGCGAGGAAACGATTCGATGTATGGGCCCCGTTTGCGGGGTCTGTCACTCTGCTTGCGGCAGGCCAGCACCACGAGATGCGGCCGCACGACGGCGGAGCCACCGGGTGGTGGACGGCGGACGTCCCGCAAGGCGTCGGGACGGATTACGGCTACCTCGTGGACGGCGAGGGGCCTTTTTCCGACCCGAGGTCGAAGCGGCAACCGGAGGGCGTCCACGGCCTGTCCCGCACCTTCGACGCCACCTCCTATGCCTGGAACGACGCCGAATGGCCAGGCCGCGGGATTGGCGGCGCCGTCATCTATGAGCTCCACGTTGGGACCTTTACCCCGGAGGGCACACTGGACGCGGCGGTGGAAAGACTCGACTACCTCATTGAATTGGGAGTCGACTTTGTAGAGCTTCTGCCCGTCAATGCCTTCAACGGCACCCACAACTGGGGGTACGACGGCGTGCTGTGGTTCGCGGTCCATGAAGCCTACGGGGGACCAGAGGCCTACCAGCGATTTGTTGACGCCGCGCATGCTGCGGGACTCGGCGTGATTCAGGACGTGGTCTACAACCATCTGGGGCCTAGCGGGAACTATCTGCCGAAGTTTGGCCCGTACTTGAAGTCCGG
Proteins encoded:
- the treY gene encoding malto-oligosyltrehalose synthase; its protein translation is MRTPVSTYRLQIRPSFTLHDAAALTGYLRDLGVDWVYLSPILTAEEGSDHGYDVTDPSTVDASRGGAEGLAALSKAAREAGLGVLVDIVPNHMGVASPPQNAWWWSLLKEGRASRHAEAFDVDWDFGDGKLRLPVLGSDDDLDKLELVDGELRYFDHRFPLAEGSYVVGDDARDVHARQHYELVGWRRADAELNYRRFFAVNTLAGIRVEIPWVFEEAHAEVSRWFRDGLADGLRIDHPDGLADPSGYLARLKETTGGSYVLVEKILEPGEELPENFDCEGTTGYDALADVDRLFVDPDAEVRLDALDARLRGTETPADYQAMIHGTKRRITDGILRSEILRLARLVPETPELPNPTAADPEVADALAETIASFPVYRSYLPYGKDILAEAVERAARTRPELEQVLERLLPLLLDATSELGRRFQQTSGMVMAKGVEDTAFFRYTRLGTLTEVGADPTEFALSPAGFHERMMHRQAHMPLSMTTLTTHDTKRSEDTRARISAISEAVPEWEAFVDRMQKVAPIPDGPLAVLVWQAIAGAWPASRERLQRYVVKAAREAGNSTSWTDPDEGFEAKVASAVDAVFDVPDVTAALERFVALLDPYGASNSLSAKIVQLTMPGVPDVYQGTEFWDRSLTDPDNRRPVDFERRRAALAALDAGAQTEARDELAKLLLTSRALRLRRDRPELFSGYSPVYAEGPAADHLLAFDRGAVGARGAITLATRLPRKLELNGGWQSTFIRLASSVQDELTGNSYPAGEVPLARLLQRYPVALLVSIT